The nucleotide window TGCGCAGGAAGAAAATTGCGAAACCGGCACCCATCGCAAAAAGCACCATCAGCCCGGTGCGTCCGAACCTTGCATGGCGCATGGTGAAGCCAGCCCCCAGCAGCACCATCCCCGCCAGCAGCAGCGGCAGCGCCAGTTCCATCTGCAGCCAGACCGCGTGCTTGCGCGCCGAAAAGCCCGCCGCCTCCAACCCGCCGATGAAGGCGGGAAGATCCCAGATCGGGATCGATGAGGGCGTGCCGAAACTGTCGCGGATCCGGTCCGCCGTCAGGTCCGAGGGGACGGTCAGCGTGTCATGCAGTTGCGCGTCCCGCTCGGGGTTCTCGGCCTCTCCCAACCGCCATTCCTTGACGTTCCGCAGCGTCCAGGCCCCGTCCGCCAGCACGGCGCTTTCGGCCTCCAGCCGTACGGTCGGGCCGGCCTCTGGCGCGAAGGACAGGAAGGTCGCGCCGTAAAGCTCTGTCCCGTCGAGGTTGGCGCGGTTGGCGCGGATCACCGATTGTCCTTCGGGGCCGCCCTGGCGCAGCCACAGCCCCTCGCGGCTGATCGACAGCACGTTCTGCTCGCCCAGCTTGTAGCGCGAGGATTGCGCCTCGTACTGTTTCGAGGTGGCGGCGACGATCGGGTTCATCACCGCCACCGCCAGCGCCCCGATCAGCAGCGCTGTCACTACCGGCGCCACCAGCGTGCGCAGCGCGGACCGGCCCGCGGCGCGGATCACCACCAGTTCCGAGGATCGCGCCAGCGCCAGGAACAGCGCGACGGTCGCCAGGACCACCACCAGCGGCAGGATGTGGTAGAGCCCCGCCGGCACGTTCAGCGCCGCCAGCCAGGCCGCCGCGCCAAGCCCGCGGCCGCTGTCGATGCGCCGCACCTGCTCGACCA belongs to Frigidibacter mobilis and includes:
- the lptG gene encoding LPS export ABC transporter permease LptG, translating into MTLSLYIARRFATMFLGVFAVFFGIMFMVDMVEQVRRIDSGRGLGAAAWLAALNVPAGLYHILPLVVVLATVALFLALARSSELVVIRAAGRSALRTLVAPVVTALLIGALAVAVMNPIVAATSKQYEAQSSRYKLGEQNVLSISREGLWLRQGGPEGQSVIRANRANLDGTELYGATFLSFAPEAGPTVRLEAESAVLADGAWTLRNVKEWRLGEAENPERDAQLHDTLTVPSDLTADRIRDSFGTPSSIPIWDLPAFIGGLEAAGFSARKHAVWLQMELALPLLLAGMVLLGAGFTMRHARFGRTGLMVLFAMGAGFAIFFLRNFAQVLGENGQIPVALAAWSPPAAAVLFSLGLLLHLEDG